Proteins from a single region of Nomascus leucogenys isolate Asia chromosome 2, Asia_NLE_v1, whole genome shotgun sequence:
- the CLEC3A gene encoding C-type lectin domain family 3 member A — protein sequence MAKNGLVICILVITLLLDQTTSHTSRLKARKHSKRRVRDKDGDLKTQIEKLWTEVNALKEMQALQTVCLRGTKVHKKCYLASEGLKHFHEANEDCISKGGILVIPRNSDEINALRDYGKRSLPGVNDFWLGINDMVTEGKFVDVNGVAISFLNWDRAQPNGGKRENCVLFSQSAQGKWSDEACRSSKRYICEFSIPQ from the exons ATGGCAAAGAATGGACTTGTAATTTGCATCCTGGTGATCACCTTACTCCTGGACCAGACCACCAGCCACACGTCCAGATTAAAAGCCAGGAAGCACAGCAAACGTCGAGTGAGAG ACAAGGATGGAGATCTGAAGACACAAATTGAAAAGCTCTGGACAGAAGTCAACGCCTTGAAGGAAATGCAAGCCCTGCAGACAG TCTGTCTCCGAGGCACTAAAGTTCACAAGAAATGCTACCTTGCTTCAGAAGGTTTGAAGCATTTCCATGAGGCCAATGAAGACTGCATTTCCAAAGGAGGAATCCTGGTTATCCCCAGGAACTCCGACGAAATCAACGCCCTCCGAGACTATGGGAAAAGGAGCCTGCCAGGTGTCAATGACTTTTGGCTGGGCATCAATGACATGGTCACGGAAGGCAAGTTTGTTGATGTCAATGGAGTGGCTATCTCCTTCCTCAACTGGGACCGTGCACAGCCTAACGGTGGCAAGCGGGAAAACTGTGTCCTATTCTCCCAATCAGCTCAGGGCAAGTGGAGTGACGAGGCCTGTCGCAGCAGCAAGAGGTACATATGTGAGTTCAGCATCCCTCAATAG